A DNA window from Actinokineospora baliensis contains the following coding sequences:
- a CDS encoding DUF2334 domain-containing protein codes for MTARLLVSLSGIDTRTLHHCADLAEHLGRRGVPLSLLVAPRLAGAAVDWARTRRAAGDDILLHGFDHSREPRGRTVSMRRPEFAALPAHEAGLRLTAAMSAMERAGLHTTGFAPPRWQASRGTLVALRRKDFTLCADLAAIHDLRTGTASRSRVQTLSSHERAETWRCFALVLAASRTTRRSGTLRLAIDAADLARPAHHAAYLDAVDMALDNGATALTYRASTALSTA; via the coding sequence GTGACGGCTCGACTGCTGGTCTCGCTGTCCGGGATCGACACCCGGACCCTGCACCACTGCGCCGATCTCGCCGAGCACCTGGGCAGGCGCGGTGTGCCGCTGTCCCTGTTGGTAGCCCCCCGACTCGCCGGTGCGGCCGTGGACTGGGCCCGAACCCGCCGCGCCGCGGGCGACGACATCCTGCTGCACGGCTTCGACCACTCCCGGGAACCCCGCGGGCGGACCGTGTCGATGCGCAGACCGGAGTTCGCCGCGCTGCCCGCGCACGAGGCGGGCCTGCGGCTGACCGCGGCCATGTCCGCCATGGAGCGGGCCGGCCTGCACACCACCGGCTTCGCCCCGCCCCGGTGGCAGGCATCCCGCGGCACGCTCGTCGCCCTGCGGCGCAAGGACTTCACCCTGTGCGCCGACCTAGCGGCCATCCACGACCTACGAACAGGAACCGCGTCGCGGTCGCGGGTGCAGACCCTCAGCAGCCACGAGCGGGCCGAGACCTGGCGGTGCTTCGCCCTGGTCCTCGCCGCGAGCCGCACCACCCGGCGCTCCGGCACCCTCCGCCTAGCCATCGACGCAGCTGACCTCGCGCGACCAGCCCACCACGCCGCCTACCTCGACGCCGTCGACATGGCCCTCGACAACGGCGCGACCGCCTTGACCTACCGCGCCAGCACCGCCCTATCGACTGCCTGA
- a CDS encoding phosphoribosylaminoimidazolesuccinocarboxamide synthase — MATLEDYPKIAAGKVRELHAIDDDHLLLVASDRISAYDFVLESPIPDKGRILTAMSVFWFDLVGDIVPNHLVAWDDERIPAEVRGRALVVRRLEMLAVEAVARGYLAGSGTKDYDRSGSVCGIELPPGLVEGSKLPRPIYTPATKAPIGEHDENVTFEEMAEVIGVEHSEVVRDLTLAVYERAASYAAERGVILADTKFEFGLLDGQVVLGDEVLTPDSSRYWPLETYAPGKPQPSYDKQFVRDWLTSPESGWDRASNTPPPPLPTEIVEATRDRYVQAYEQVTGRKFADWIG, encoded by the coding sequence GTGGCCACCCTTGAGGATTACCCGAAGATCGCGGCAGGCAAGGTCCGCGAGCTGCACGCCATCGACGACGACCACCTGCTGCTGGTCGCCTCGGACCGGATCTCGGCGTACGACTTCGTCCTCGAGTCCCCCATCCCGGACAAGGGCCGCATCCTCACCGCGATGAGCGTGTTCTGGTTCGACCTGGTCGGCGACATCGTGCCCAACCACCTGGTGGCCTGGGACGACGAGCGGATCCCGGCCGAGGTGCGCGGCCGGGCGCTGGTGGTGCGCAGGCTGGAGATGCTGGCCGTGGAGGCCGTCGCCCGCGGTTACCTGGCCGGATCGGGCACCAAGGACTACGACCGCAGCGGCTCGGTCTGCGGGATCGAGCTGCCCCCGGGCCTGGTCGAGGGCTCCAAGCTGCCCCGGCCGATCTACACCCCGGCCACCAAGGCGCCGATCGGCGAGCACGACGAGAACGTCACCTTCGAAGAGATGGCCGAGGTCATCGGGGTCGAGCACAGCGAGGTAGTGCGGGACCTGACTCTCGCGGTGTACGAGCGCGCTGCCTCTTACGCCGCTGAGCGGGGGGTCATCCTCGCCGACACCAAGTTCGAGTTCGGCCTCTTGGACGGCCAGGTCGTCCTAGGCGACGAGGTCCTCACGCCGGACTCTTCGCGGTACTGGCCGCTGGAGACATACGCGCCCGGCAAGCCGCAGCCCTCTTACGACAAGCAGTTCGTCCGCGACTGGCTCACGTCGCCGGAGTCGGGCTGGGACCGGGCCTCGAACACCCCGCCGCCACCCCTGCCGACCGAGATCGTCGAGGCCACCCGCGACCGGTACGTGCAGGCATACGAGCAGGTCACCGGCCGGAAGTTCGCCGACTGGATCGGCTGA
- a CDS encoding S8 family serine peptidase: MFLRSRAGLKRTALVAALSVAALTPMAGVAAAGPGKPGTGKSVAAAAGLRSYLVITAPNNTSGAKSAVSSNGGTVYASYDAIGVIVAHSTAADFASKMRSVSGVQQVGASRTSDVPAASSNPAIPTSPSQTTPTANETSRVDMTQIGADKAWEVTTGSSNVLVGVIDTGVDDQHYDLKANFEASKSVSCAYGKVDARTGAWRPVGDHGTHVAGTIAAAKNGKGMVGVAPSVKIASIRVAEPSTQLFFPENVVCGFMYAGDNGFAVTNNSYWTDPWWANCPNNVDQAAIMEAVKRAADYATGKGVLNVVAAGNENTDLDNKSTDTLSPDDSTPSSRPVTASCKIVPGELESSLTVGSITSSNAKSSFSNFANKVNVAAPGDNVYSTMPGGNYGQMSGTSMATPHVAGVAALIKSVTPSATVDQIKAKIAEQADDLSCGSDSRCKGTTAKNTFYGEGRVDALAAVQGGTPPQPNGPWENTDDVQIADNGAAATSTVTIDGRTGNAPAATKIDVNIVHTYVGDLEISLIAPDGTSYSLRRANPGDGSANLSTQFTVDLSSEVANGGWKLSVRDTANYDTGYINSWKVSF; encoded by the coding sequence GTGTTCCTGCGTTCCCGCGCCGGGCTGAAGCGGACGGCGCTCGTCGCCGCGCTCAGCGTCGCCGCGCTCACCCCCATGGCGGGTGTCGCCGCCGCGGGCCCCGGCAAGCCGGGTACCGGCAAGTCCGTGGCCGCCGCGGCCGGTCTGCGCTCGTACTTGGTGATCACCGCCCCGAACAACACCAGCGGCGCCAAGTCCGCGGTGAGCAGCAACGGCGGCACCGTCTACGCCTCCTACGACGCGATCGGCGTCATCGTGGCGCACTCGACGGCCGCCGACTTCGCCTCGAAGATGCGCTCGGTGTCCGGTGTGCAGCAGGTCGGTGCCTCCCGCACCTCCGACGTGCCCGCCGCCTCGTCCAACCCGGCGATCCCCACCTCGCCGTCGCAGACCACGCCGACGGCCAACGAGACCAGCCGGGTCGACATGACCCAGATCGGCGCCGACAAGGCGTGGGAGGTGACCACCGGCAGCTCCAACGTGCTCGTTGGCGTCATCGACACCGGCGTCGACGACCAGCACTACGACCTCAAGGCGAACTTCGAGGCCTCGAAGTCGGTGTCCTGCGCCTACGGCAAGGTCGACGCCCGCACCGGTGCGTGGCGCCCGGTCGGCGACCACGGCACGCACGTCGCTGGCACCATCGCCGCGGCCAAGAACGGCAAGGGCATGGTCGGCGTCGCGCCCAGCGTGAAGATCGCCTCGATCCGCGTGGCCGAGCCGAGCACCCAGCTGTTCTTCCCGGAGAACGTGGTCTGCGGCTTCATGTACGCGGGTGACAACGGCTTCGCGGTGACCAACAACAGCTACTGGACCGACCCGTGGTGGGCCAACTGCCCCAACAACGTCGACCAGGCCGCGATCATGGAGGCCGTCAAGCGCGCGGCCGACTACGCCACCGGCAAGGGCGTGCTCAACGTCGTGGCCGCGGGCAACGAGAACACCGACCTGGACAACAAGTCGACCGACACGCTGAGCCCGGACGACTCCACGCCGTCGAGCCGCCCGGTCACCGCGTCCTGCAAGATCGTCCCGGGTGAGCTCGAGTCCTCGCTGACCGTCGGCTCGATCACCAGCAGCAACGCCAAGTCCTCGTTCTCCAACTTCGCCAACAAGGTCAACGTGGCCGCCCCCGGCGACAACGTGTACTCGACCATGCCCGGCGGCAACTACGGCCAGATGTCGGGTACCTCGATGGCCACCCCGCACGTGGCCGGTGTCGCCGCGCTGATCAAGAGCGTCACCCCCAGCGCGACGGTCGACCAGATCAAGGCCAAGATCGCCGAGCAGGCCGACGACCTGTCCTGCGGCAGCGACAGCCGCTGCAAGGGCACCACCGCCAAGAACACCTTCTACGGCGAGGGCCGCGTCGACGCGCTCGCCGCGGTGCAGGGCGGGACTCCCCCGCAGCCCAACGGCCCGTGGGAGAACACCGACGACGTGCAGATCGCCGACAACGGTGCCGCCGCCACCTCGACGGTCACCATCGACGGCCGCACCGGCAACGCGCCTGCCGCGACCAAGATCGACGTCAACATCGTGCACACCTACGTCGGCGACCTGGAGATCAGCCTGATCGCGCCGGACGGCACCAGCTACAGCCTGCGCCGGGCCAACCCGGGTGACGGTTCGGCGAACCTGAGCACCCAGTTCACCGTGGACCTCTCCAGCGAGGTCGCCAACGGCGGCTGGAAGCTCTCGGTCCGCGACACCGCCAACTACGACACCGGCTACATCAACTCCTGGAAGGTCTCCTTCTAG
- a CDS encoding beta strand repeat-containing protein — protein sequence MVALHSGHFYVDTNAQLLSGYAGYRVGSLTMRKGLWLDVSGFTGGVVAPAAGQPAAVPLPDLTEAGVVRYLMLSASTTTTVPQSHTVTVYTGPPGVGVVVCKRTFTYADVVDTIKLVANKVDNVTSTASGQAQLGDVVTLTVNGHTGTLGAGPPNNPGVLSYTPSALSTFPAAAWRLERTELVVSPDGVGPAVTYVDGLALTGATGPNRPFTARYTYRAIGTTSVSTPVRPIQYIANGTQVKHTNVGASSAGSLPAVSATAPVTVVAKVTSPADGVLPDTGGTADYSVRLVNSSATARTVDTVSDVLPAGALYSSGTLALDGRPILDPTVNSGVLTVVGPITVPAAGSTELTYSAQFGATPGPHINSATARFGQATLDTTADVTDSAPASTTVTVLGPLNLVDDAAPTGTSIGVSVLSNDSTPSGLPLKVTSLSAPTRGNTILGADGSVTYMPSSGTSGTDSFTYTATDGYTSDSATVVLTVTPVLVQDVYSTGENTTLVASSVLPNDACGGCTASTTLTSPPATGSASMAADGTFTYTPASNTTGPVTFTYSATDNAGSSSDGLVTIYVGDLAPDFATTSYGDPVVVPVKNNDAGCAGGCEPQADTDGSRGTVAYTGSSPVTVTYTPTAGLWGLDSFTYGTTTGSTSTPVTVMVEPPTTVLQTTYGVTATAQLPADGACSGCVYSMDSPATHGAVTVDAATGTSTYTPEAGFVGVDAYTYVAEDPVSGLRVLGLVDTTVGPLAVDDAVDVLLGGTANGDVSTNDSCPSTCTLTKLTDPASGTVLFNNDGTYAYTPGSAIGQFTFTYRATSSVSGATSDDATVTVTVRGAVDDTDNTVPNTPIDIAVRGNDPCAACTLSVGNPSAGTTAIVGQLVRYTPAPGFSGPATFPYTLTLGAATTTATVTVNVTPLAVADTAIAVVGKTVDLQPLANDLCANCAITSLGTPTSGSLQQDGGVVRFTPASAGTATFTYDAVDGTGNPFTGTATVTVVDAPVLASDTITVASGQLGSVSVLANDSCAGCAATVAIDPLNGSITMGVSGQIGYTTAPGFSGLDSFTYTATDPGTGAHANETVAVTVSPVARDDTAATPVEVPISVDVLANDACKACTLAVGTTTGDVVANVVSGQVEVTPNTQWTGTATVEYTATDPATALTTTATLTLEVSNALPDAITVAAGAGVTGLDVLANDLCPTCAITTVTTATHGTAVNEGSTVGWTPPATFAGLAAFGYTADDGSQTVSSTVRILVTPAPLPVSTTADQDVAVQPPATGSCPGCELRIRTSADEGDIDYDGSGFRYTPPPGYTGPDSFTYRLTDPVSQLWVEANVVITVAAAPANPALSIAATPPTPGSQPHTGDVLPWAWTVTNTGDVPLTAVTPTGASCPATTLAVGANTVCTTSHTLTQGEIDAGQLIKRIDVTASSSGGAASGFDETTVTLARVPGLTVDAAAVLGTGVITVTYTVANTGNTTLSALGVTLTDSSVLSCTATSVLPGGQVPCTGTHTVTPTDVQAGSWSSNGTGTATAPGTALPLTATDSTTTPLSSPPDTTVSGRVWFDRNLDGQFQAGEWPLPGVQVALDGGSTRSTVSATSGPDGQYTFDDVEAGSYTIAAVFPDGGFTYTSDFDGAADWSAIVIANGTPVTAVDFAGTGQGTITGTAFTRATRAPVREAPVVCVWSGLDHTLHTPDDVTMSSTGDAAGAFTLDQLPFGTFSCDALDPVSGVRSAAVLVTVQSTAPVGIELLVGGEPVQVAPAPTVPTPVEEPLADTGPWSPQMVRLGLALVVVGSFAVARGRSDSR from the coding sequence GTGGTCGCGCTGCACAGCGGCCACTTCTATGTCGACACCAACGCACAGCTGCTGTCGGGGTACGCGGGTTACCGCGTTGGGTCGTTGACGATGCGTAAGGGGCTGTGGCTTGACGTCAGCGGTTTCACCGGTGGGGTTGTTGCGCCTGCCGCGGGTCAGCCCGCTGCGGTTCCGCTGCCTGACCTAACAGAAGCCGGGGTGGTGCGGTACCTGATGCTGAGTGCGTCGACCACGACCACGGTCCCGCAGTCCCACACGGTCACCGTCTACACCGGCCCGCCTGGTGTGGGCGTTGTGGTCTGCAAGCGCACCTTCACCTACGCCGATGTCGTGGACACGATCAAGCTGGTGGCCAACAAGGTCGACAACGTCACCTCGACGGCGTCCGGGCAGGCCCAGCTAGGCGATGTGGTGACGTTGACCGTCAATGGCCACACCGGCACTCTGGGCGCCGGGCCGCCCAACAACCCTGGCGTGTTGTCTTACACCCCTAGCGCGCTGTCGACATTTCCCGCTGCCGCGTGGCGGTTGGAGCGCACGGAGCTCGTGGTCTCCCCTGACGGCGTGGGTCCGGCGGTGACCTACGTGGACGGTTTGGCGCTCACCGGTGCGACTGGCCCGAACCGGCCCTTCACCGCGCGATACACCTACCGAGCGATCGGCACGACCTCGGTATCGACGCCAGTGCGGCCGATCCAGTACATCGCGAACGGCACCCAGGTGAAGCACACGAACGTGGGGGCTTCATCGGCCGGTTCGCTCCCGGCGGTGTCGGCGACAGCCCCGGTGACGGTCGTGGCGAAGGTGACCTCACCAGCGGACGGTGTTCTGCCCGATACCGGTGGCACCGCGGACTATTCGGTCCGCCTGGTCAACTCCAGCGCAACCGCTCGGACGGTCGACACGGTGTCGGACGTTCTTCCGGCAGGCGCTCTCTACTCCTCCGGCACCCTCGCACTCGACGGGCGGCCGATACTCGACCCCACGGTGAACAGCGGCGTGTTGACCGTCGTCGGGCCCATTACGGTGCCTGCGGCCGGGTCGACGGAACTCACGTACTCGGCGCAGTTCGGCGCTACACCCGGGCCGCACATCAACTCGGCAACGGCCCGGTTCGGGCAGGCGACCCTCGACACGACTGCCGACGTAACGGATTCCGCGCCCGCGAGCACCACAGTCACCGTGCTCGGTCCGCTCAACCTGGTAGACGACGCAGCACCGACGGGCACCTCTATAGGCGTCTCGGTGCTGAGCAATGACTCCACGCCGTCCGGCCTGCCGCTGAAGGTCACTTCACTCAGCGCACCTACCAGGGGCAACACGATTCTCGGCGCGGACGGCTCGGTCACCTACATGCCGTCATCCGGTACTTCAGGCACGGACAGCTTCACCTACACGGCCACCGACGGCTACACGTCTGACAGCGCAACAGTAGTGCTCACGGTGACGCCTGTGTTGGTCCAAGACGTGTACAGCACAGGAGAGAACACCACGCTCGTCGCAAGCTCGGTGCTACCCAACGATGCTTGCGGCGGCTGCACAGCCAGCACCACCCTCACGAGCCCACCCGCGACCGGATCAGCCTCTATGGCAGCCGACGGCACCTTCACCTACACCCCCGCGAGCAACACAACGGGTCCAGTCACCTTTACCTACAGCGCGACGGACAACGCAGGTAGCAGCAGCGACGGGCTCGTCACCATCTACGTCGGCGACCTGGCACCGGACTTCGCAACGACCTCTTACGGTGATCCGGTCGTAGTGCCAGTGAAAAACAACGACGCTGGCTGTGCGGGTGGCTGCGAGCCGCAGGCCGACACAGACGGCAGCCGGGGGACTGTGGCGTACACCGGCAGCAGCCCGGTGACCGTCACCTACACACCCACGGCAGGCCTATGGGGGCTCGACAGCTTCACCTACGGAACTACGACAGGCAGCACTTCCACTCCGGTCACGGTCATGGTCGAGCCGCCCACAACCGTTCTCCAAACCACCTACGGCGTAACGGCCACAGCGCAACTCCCGGCCGATGGAGCTTGCAGCGGGTGCGTGTACTCGATGGATTCTCCCGCCACTCACGGCGCGGTCACGGTAGACGCAGCGACCGGTACATCGACCTACACACCGGAAGCGGGCTTCGTAGGCGTCGATGCCTACACCTACGTGGCCGAGGATCCCGTTAGTGGCCTCCGAGTTCTTGGACTCGTCGACACCACCGTTGGGCCATTGGCCGTCGACGACGCGGTGGATGTCCTCCTGGGCGGCACCGCCAATGGAGATGTGTCCACCAACGACTCCTGCCCGTCGACGTGCACCCTGACCAAACTGACCGACCCCGCCTCCGGCACCGTGCTCTTCAACAACGACGGCACTTACGCCTACACGCCTGGGTCGGCCATTGGCCAGTTCACCTTCACCTACCGCGCCACCAGCTCGGTTTCCGGGGCCACAAGCGACGACGCAACAGTGACGGTGACTGTGCGAGGGGCGGTCGATGACACCGACAACACAGTCCCGAACACGCCTATAGACATCGCGGTGCGCGGGAACGACCCTTGTGCAGCCTGCACGCTGTCTGTCGGCAACCCAAGCGCCGGGACCACCGCGATCGTCGGCCAGCTCGTCCGGTACACACCGGCACCAGGCTTCTCAGGGCCAGCGACCTTCCCCTACACACTCACCTTGGGAGCAGCGACCACCACAGCGACCGTGACGGTCAACGTCACCCCGCTCGCCGTCGCCGACACTGCTATCGCGGTCGTCGGTAAGACCGTCGACTTGCAGCCATTGGCCAACGACCTCTGCGCCAACTGCGCCATCACCTCGCTGGGCACACCCACCTCGGGTTCACTGCAGCAGGACGGCGGCGTAGTCAGGTTCACCCCCGCCAGCGCCGGTACAGCAACGTTCACCTACGACGCGGTCGACGGAACGGGCAACCCCTTCACCGGCACCGCCACGGTGACCGTCGTGGACGCGCCGGTCCTGGCTTCAGACACGATCACCGTCGCATCCGGTCAACTCGGCTCGGTCTCGGTCCTGGCCAACGACTCCTGCGCGGGCTGCGCGGCGACCGTGGCGATCGACCCGCTGAACGGCTCGATCACGATGGGCGTGTCGGGCCAGATCGGGTACACAACCGCGCCGGGGTTCAGCGGGCTCGATTCCTTCACCTACACCGCCACGGACCCGGGTACCGGGGCGCACGCGAACGAGACGGTCGCGGTGACCGTGTCCCCGGTCGCCCGCGACGACACGGCGGCCACACCGGTCGAGGTGCCGATCAGCGTCGACGTGCTGGCCAACGACGCCTGCAAGGCCTGCACGCTCGCCGTGGGCACGACCACCGGTGACGTGGTCGCGAACGTCGTCTCCGGGCAGGTGGAGGTCACGCCGAACACGCAGTGGACCGGCACAGCGACCGTCGAGTACACCGCGACCGACCCCGCGACGGCGCTCACCACCACAGCGACGCTGACGCTCGAGGTCAGCAACGCCCTGCCGGACGCGATCACCGTCGCGGCGGGCGCGGGCGTCACCGGGCTGGACGTCCTCGCCAACGACCTGTGCCCGACCTGCGCCATCACCACCGTCACCACGGCCACCCACGGCACCGCGGTCAACGAGGGCAGCACCGTCGGCTGGACCCCGCCCGCCACCTTCGCCGGGCTGGCCGCCTTCGGCTACACGGCCGACGACGGGTCGCAGACGGTGTCCTCGACCGTGCGGATCCTGGTGACCCCGGCGCCGCTGCCGGTCAGCACCACCGCCGACCAGGACGTCGCCGTCCAACCCCCGGCCACCGGTTCGTGCCCCGGCTGCGAGCTGCGCATCCGCACGTCCGCGGACGAGGGCGACATCGACTACGACGGCAGCGGGTTCCGGTACACGCCGCCGCCCGGTTACACCGGCCCGGACAGCTTCACCTACCGGCTCACCGACCCCGTGTCGCAGTTGTGGGTGGAGGCCAACGTGGTGATCACGGTCGCGGCGGCACCGGCGAACCCCGCGTTGAGCATCGCGGCGACCCCACCGACCCCGGGCAGCCAACCGCACACCGGCGATGTCCTGCCATGGGCCTGGACAGTCACGAACACCGGCGACGTCCCCCTCACAGCGGTCACCCCAACCGGTGCCAGCTGCCCGGCAACGACACTCGCAGTGGGTGCGAACACGGTCTGCACGACCAGTCACACCCTCACCCAAGGCGAGATCGACGCCGGTCAACTGATCAAGCGCATCGACGTCACCGCGAGCAGCTCAGGAGGCGCGGCCTCAGGGTTCGACGAGACCACCGTGACGCTCGCACGAGTACCCGGCCTGACCGTCGACGCCGCGGCCGTACTCGGCACCGGCGTCATCACGGTGACCTACACCGTCGCGAACACCGGCAACACCACGCTGTCCGCGCTCGGGGTGACGCTCACCGACAGCTCCGTCCTGAGCTGCACGGCCACCTCGGTCCTCCCAGGCGGACAGGTGCCCTGCACCGGCACGCACACCGTCACCCCGACCGACGTCCAGGCGGGGTCGTGGTCCAGCAACGGAACGGGGACCGCCACCGCGCCCGGCACGGCACTCCCCCTGACCGCCACCGACTCCACGACCACCCCGTTGTCGTCACCGCCGGACACGACCGTCAGCGGCCGGGTGTGGTTCGACCGCAACCTCGACGGCCAGTTCCAGGCCGGGGAGTGGCCGCTACCCGGCGTCCAAGTGGCCCTCGACGGCGGCTCGACCCGGTCGACCGTTTCCGCCACTTCGGGACCCGACGGCCAGTACACGTTCGACGACGTCGAGGCCGGCTCGTACACGATCGCCGCGGTGTTCCCCGACGGCGGTTTCACCTACACCTCGGACTTCGACGGCGCCGCGGACTGGTCCGCCATCGTGATAGCCAACGGCACCCCGGTCACGGCGGTCGACTTCGCGGGCACGGGCCAGGGCACCATCACGGGGACCGCCTTCACCCGCGCGACCCGGGCACCCGTACGCGAGGCGCCAGTCGTCTGCGTGTGGTCAGGCCTCGACCACACCCTCCACACCCCCGACGACGTCACCATGTCGTCCACCGGGGACGCGGCAGGCGCGTTCACGCTCGACCAACTCCCCTTCGGCACCTTCTCGTGCGATGCCCTCGACCCTGTGAGCGGGGTGCGCTCCGCGGCGGTGCTGGTCACCGTGCAGTCGACAGCGCCGGTGGGCATCGAACTGCTGGTGGGCGGGGAACCGGTTCAGGTCGCCCCGGCCCCCACTGTGCCGACGCCGGTGGAAGAACCGCTCGCCGACACCGGGCCGTGGTCACCCCAGATGGTGCGGCTCGGCCTCGCACTCGTGGTCGTGGGCTCGTTCGCGGTCGCTCGCGGGAGGTCAGACAGCCGATAG
- a CDS encoding SAM hydrolase/SAM-dependent halogenase family protein yields the protein MSDTAGVGYDWVSFTTDYGRADGFAAVCEGVVARTAPHARVLHISHEIPRQDVRSGAALLAGSVPYLPRAVHLAVVDPGVGTSRRPIAIVSPEGVLIGPDNGLLPPAAEVLGGAIAAYEITEFHLEPVSATFHGRDVFAPAAAQVATGVTPNELGPAVDLETLVRLPEPVTHTEPGRVTTEVLGSDTFGNVRLAAKDLVADPGTVVHAQVGDRSLEAVVGRTFADARWGDAVVLLDSAGQVAIAVNGGSAAEILLPRPGDRAVLLLAAAPAPPASA from the coding sequence GTGTCCGACACTGCTGGGGTGGGGTACGACTGGGTCAGCTTCACCACCGACTACGGCCGGGCGGACGGCTTCGCCGCGGTCTGCGAGGGCGTCGTCGCCCGCACCGCGCCGCACGCGCGTGTCCTGCACATCAGCCACGAAATCCCCCGCCAGGACGTCCGCTCCGGCGCGGCGCTGCTGGCCGGATCGGTGCCGTACCTGCCGCGCGCGGTGCACCTTGCCGTCGTCGACCCCGGGGTGGGGACCAGCAGGCGGCCGATCGCGATCGTGTCACCCGAAGGGGTACTCATCGGGCCGGACAACGGCCTGCTCCCCCCGGCCGCCGAGGTGCTGGGCGGGGCCATCGCGGCCTACGAGATCACCGAGTTCCACCTGGAACCCGTGTCGGCCACCTTCCACGGCCGGGACGTCTTCGCCCCCGCCGCCGCTCAGGTCGCCACCGGGGTCACCCCCAACGAGCTCGGACCGGCCGTCGACCTGGAAACCCTGGTGCGCCTGCCGGAACCCGTCACGCACACCGAGCCGGGCCGGGTCACCACCGAGGTCCTGGGGTCCGACACCTTCGGCAACGTGCGACTGGCCGCCAAAGACCTGGTCGCCGACCCGGGCACGGTGGTCCATGCCCAGGTCGGCGACCGGTCGTTGGAAGCGGTCGTCGGGCGCACGTTCGCCGACGCCCGCTGGGGCGACGCCGTCGTGCTGCTCGACTCGGCTGGCCAGGTCGCGATCGCGGTCAACGGGGGTTCCGCCGCCGAGATCCTGTTGCCGCGACCCGGTGACCGGGCGGTGCTGTTGCTGGCAGCCGCTCCAGCACCGCCCGCCTCGGCCTAG